In Silene latifolia isolate original U9 population chromosome X, ASM4854445v1, whole genome shotgun sequence, the following proteins share a genomic window:
- the LOC141620945 gene encoding uncharacterized protein LOC141620945, with amino-acid sequence MDMSLWNCTGNLQLIGLGKGFYSCKIESNSDLIRIKENGPWFVQGNYLHVQPWTPNFQPSSASITSISAWLILPELPIEYHRADVLKAIGNSIGVFIKHDPNGLHRNNARFARISVHLDQAKPIPDVVWLSNFKQEVKLADKQIYCRICHGFCKGQCPGSADVAKLSPSTSAEESVPPSVVPAVDKEMSL; translated from the coding sequence ATGGACATGTCCCTGTGGAATTGCACAGGTAATTTGCAATTAATCGGTCTTGGAAAAGGGTTCTATTCCTGCAAAATCGAGTCGAACTCGGATCTTATCCGCATCAAGGAAAACGGACCTTGGTTCGTTCAAGGAAACTACTTGCATGTCCAACCGTGGACCCCCAACTTCCAGCCGTCCTCAGCATCTATCACCTCCATCTCAGCCTGGTTGATCCTCCCTGAACTTCCGATTGAATACCACCGCGCTGACGTCCTCAAAGCCATAGGGAATTCAATTGGGGTATTCATCAAGCACGACCCAAATGGCCTTCACAGAAATAATGCTCGCTTCGCCAGAATTTCCGTTCACTTGGACCAAGCCAAGCCAATACCTGACGTGGTGTGGCTCAGTAACTTCAAACAAGAGGTCAAACTTGCTGATAAACAAATCTACTGTAGAATCTGCCATGGATTTTGCAAAGGGCAGTGTCCTGGCTCTGCTGATGTTGCCAAACTGTCACCATCAACTTCTGCTGAGGAATCTGTACCTCCCTCTGTTGTCCCTGCTGTGGACAAAGAAATGTCCCTGTAA
- the LOC141620947 gene encoding uncharacterized protein LOC141620947: MRIGSILSRNLRRQQIGGVLNKLPTTKYDYAPLNFLRLRAHPFPSFFCTSNFISQVEQTTVNKYPLDELDKLSPSDDECSSSEDECSSSDDECSSSDDEDQWFTKDWSLDEKIFQSLFFSEAKRNIVAPFIQVFSVSLHTDADDNRPFEVYGSIYGTNARGVVSNLYTKLIANPETVPNKGILSLKGGYDIVLSYGPSTNTTIDFNLSDKSRNTVVIKEKHNLHSFNEDFEDTSNKLIKDIVYGDCCFALVCYAKFLYGCRVVVYVAIYTKRDTTSTCVDVHGSIAVGYDNARRFCNNDDEVRDMKYLLFNKPFDQPERVIVGRTMKLSRSVVVLPAGSALVIDADVSDSRGRLVSGSVEFHVGDQSKKSIDDEFGTIKVIVVLDRPHSEFIPDFDSREDVGEAELDALTDDSRVGVSNKIDDQKNIQVNSLSSKFL, encoded by the exons ATGAGAATCGGATCAATATTGTCAAGAAACCTACGACGGCAGCAAATAGGAGGTGTACTCAACAAGCTTCCGACAACAAAGTACGATTATGCTCCTCTCAACTTCCTCCGTCTGAGGGCCCACCCTTTCCCCTCTTTCTTCTGCACCTCCAATTTTATTTCTcag GTTGAACAAACGACCGTAAATAAATATCCTCTTGATGAACTTGATAAGCTATCACCTTCCGATGACGAATGTTCTTCCTCGGAGGACGAATGTTCTTCCTCAGACGACGAATGTTCTTCTTCAGATGACGAAGACCAGTGGTTTACAAAGGACTGGTCTTTAGATGAGAAAATATTTCAGTCTTTGTTTTTTAGCGAGGCTAAGCGAAATATAGTTGCTCCTTTTATTCAAGTATTCTCGGTCTCACTACATACCGACGCTGATGATAATAGACCATTTGAAGTTTATGGTTCTATTTATGGTACTAACGCGCGAGGTGTTGTTTCCAATCTCTATACTAAATTAATTGCCAATCCCGAGACCGTTCCTAACAAGGGTATCTTATCCCTAAAAGGGGGATATGATATCGTTCTCTCATATGGTCCGTCCACAAACACCACCATTGATTTCAATCTCAGTGATAAGTCTCGCAACACTGTGGTGATTAAAGAGAAACATAATTTGCATTCCTTTAATGAAGATTTCGAGGATACTTCTAACAAGCTTATAAAAGATATTGTTTACGGTGATTGTTGTTTTGCACTCGTTTGCTATGCAAAATTCTTGTATGGATGTCGTGTTGTTGTATATgttgcaatctatactaagcgtGACACAACTAGCACTTGTGTTGATGTCCACGGAAGCATTGCCGTGGGATACGACAATGCTAGGCGATTttgcaacaatgatgatgaagtGAGGGATATGAAGTATTTGCTTTTCAACAAGCCGTTTGACCAACCTGAACGGGTTATAGTTGGGAGGACTATGAAGCTATCTAGATCTGTGGTGGTTCTTCCTGCAGGTTCTGCTCTCGTCATTGATGCAGACGTCTCAGATTCCCGTGGCCGATTAGTTAGTGGTTCTGTTGAGTTCCATGTGGGTGACCAAAGCAAAAAGTCAATTGATGATGAATTTGGTACTATTAAAGTGATTGTGGTCTTGGACCGTCCTCATtcggagtttataccagattttgaTAGTAGAGAAGATGTCGGAGAGGCCGAATTGGATGCACTGACAGATGATTCACGGGTCGGCGTAAGCAACAAAATTGATGATCAGAAAAATATCCAGGTAAACTCATTAAGTTCCAAATTTTTATGA
- the LOC141622410 gene encoding uncharacterized protein LOC141622410, whose translation MLKIKIGEEGVCYDTKRKHDNISRFDDPTMEVLEGADHRELGDDGNRTTQERKLNKITWEGGAPFYSYMTSEEFADSEKEIEELLSHPPGWDDPNTYKKQSEEICEECFPIIQKNFPEMSDYELVESMDASIFVTWSCFAHLNFKAKQKGAADSSISTYFVEFDITNREILRFSEILIDSSSGNSRHCSHCPDLECEDAIVGYVYHPKDTSSFHGGY comes from the exons ATGTTGAAGATCAAAATTGGAGAGGAGGGAGTTTGCTATGATACTAAACGTAAACACGACAATATTTCACG GTTTGATGATCCCACGATGGAAGTTCTTGAGGGTGCTGATCACCGAGAGTTGGGCGATGATGGCAATAGAACAACTCAGGAACGTAAGCTCAACAAAATCACATG GGAGGGCGGTGCACCGTTCTATTCGTATATGACTTCTGAAGAGTTTGCAGATAGTGAGAAAGAAATCGAGGAACTCTTGTC GCATCCGCCTGGCTGGGATGACCCTAACACTTACAAGAAACAGAGTGAAGAAATTTGTGAGGAATGTTTCCCAATAATCCAGAAAAACTTTCCCGAG ATGTCCGATTATGAACTGGTAGAGTCGATGGATGCATCTATTTTTGTCACTTGGAGTTGTTTTGCTCATTTGAACTTTAAAGCTAAGCAGAAAGGTGCTGCAGATTCCTCTATATCAACTTATTTTGTTGAGTTTGACATCACAAATCGGGAAATCTTGCGCTTCTCTGAAATACTAATCGACTCTTCTTCAG GTAATAGTCGCCACTGTTCCCACTGCCCCGATCTTGAATGTGAAGATGCTATTGTAGGTTATGTCTACCATCCGAAGGACACTAGTTCCTTTCATGGCGGTTATTAG
- the LOC141622409 gene encoding uncharacterized protein LOC141622409, giving the protein MRCHDPFRMYLYLIDPTNNKELCWGEFDYNHITSRGELPLNKRLCTYIKGAHGYALLHYVIFNRACQATVEIRFLPDHPSLSVPIFICGSVFATYSNQSYSTMYAKKYYRSRLFYKPQTDRIQLVDDLRIPLLKSVVVVPKGAALVVELDLDILSCGNVKDIVFGKKEMNISLSKTIRAEIPGKYSGVQISAKFKRC; this is encoded by the coding sequence ATGCGCTGTCATGATCCATTTCGTATGTATCTCTATCTCATAGACCCGACAAACAACAAGGAATTATGCTGGGGTGAATTCGACTACAATCATATAACATCTCGAGGCGAACTTCCATTAAATAAAAGACTATGTACATATATCAAGGGAGCTCATGGCTATGCTTTGTTACATTACGTCATCTTCAACAGGGCATGCCAAGCTACCGTTGAAATCCGGTTCTTACCCGACCATCCTTCATTATCCGTTCCCATTTTTATTTGTGGGTCAGTCTTTGCTACTTATAGTAATCAGAGCTATTCCACAATGTATGCGAAGAAATATTACAGAAGTCGGCTTTTTTATAAACCACAGACTGATCGTATACAATTAGTCGATGATTTGAGAATTCCGTTATTGAAGTCAGTGGTCGTGGTTCCTAAAGGTGCCGCTCTTGTTGTCGAGCTTGACTTGGATATATTGTCCTGTGGCAACGTAAAAGATATTGTGTTTGGCAAGAAAGAGATGAATATCAGTTTGTCGAAAACAATACGTGCTGAAATACCGGGAAAGTATTCCGGCGTTCAAATTTCGGCCAAGTTCAAGCGTtgttga
- the LOC141620948 gene encoding uncharacterized protein LOC141620948, which translates to MRKEKYIEYLLDDELMMRIGSIVSRNLRRQQIGGVLTKLPTTKYDDALLNFLRLRAHPFPSFFCTSNFISQVEQTTVNKYPLDQLDKLCSSSEDECSSSEDEYSSSDDESSSSDEEDQWFTKDWSLDEKIFQSWYFSEVKRNIVAPFIQVFSVSLHTDTDDNKPCEVYGSIYATNSRGVVSNLYTKFVANPETVPNKGILSLKGGYDIVLSYGPSTNTTIDFNLSDKSRNTVVIKEKHNLHSFNEDFEDTSNKLIKDIVSGERCFALVCYAKFLYGCRVVVYVAIYTKRDTTSTCVDVHGSIAVGYDNARRFCNNDDEVRDMKYLLFKEAV; encoded by the exons ATGCGGAAAGAAAAGTACATTGAATACCTACT ggatgatgaattgatgatgagAATCGGATCAATAGTGTCAAGAAACCTACGACGGCAACAAATAGGTGGCGTACTCACCAAGCTTCCGACAACAAAGTACGATGATGCTCTTCTCAACTTCCTCCGTCTCAGGGCCCACCCTTTCCCCTCTTTCTTCTGCACCTCCAATTTTATTTCTCAg GTTGAACAAACGACCGTAAATAAGTATCCTCTTGATCAACTTGATAAGCTATGTTCTTCCTCGGAGGACGAATGTTCTTCCTCGGAGGACGAATATTCTTCCTCAGACGACGAATCTTCTTCTTCAGATGAAGAAGACCAGTGGTTTACAAAGGACTGGTCTTTAGATGAGAAAATATTTCAGTCTTGGTATTTTAGCGAGGTTAAGCGAAATATAGTTGCTCCTTTTATTCAAGTATTCTCGGTCTCACTACATACCGACACTGATGATAATAAACCATGTGAAGTTTATGGTTCTATTTATGCTACTAACTCCCGAGGTGTTGTTTCCAATCTCTATACTAAATTCGTTGCCAATCCCGAGACCGTTCCTAACAAGGGTATCTTATCCCTAAAAGGGGGATATGATATCGTTCTCTCATATGGTCCGTCCACAAACACCACCATTGATTTCAATCTCAGTGATAAGTCTCGCAACACCGTGGTGATTAAAGAGAAACATAATTTGCATTCCTTTAATGAAGATTTCGAGGATACCTCTAACAAGCTTATAAAAGATATTGTTTCCGGTGAGCGTTGTTTTGCACTCGTTTGCTATGCAAAATTCTTGTATGGATGTCGTGTTGTTGTATATgttgcaatctatactaagcgtGACACAACTAGCACTTGTGTTGATGTCCACGGAAGCATTGCCGTGGGATACGACAATGCTAGGCGATTttgcaacaatgatgatgaagtGAGGGATATGAAGTATTTGCTTTTCAAAGAAGCCGTTTGA
- the LOC141622411 gene encoding uncharacterized protein LOC141622411 translates to MMKVKIGEEGVCYDTKRKHDDISREGGAPFYSYMTSEEFADSEKEIEELLSHPPGWDDPNTYKKQSEEICKECFPIIQKNFPEMSDYELVESMDASIFLTWSCFAHLNFKAKRKGAADSTISTYFVEFDITNREILRFCEILIDSSSGNSRKCSHCPELEGEDAIAGYVYHPKDTSSFHGGY, encoded by the exons ATGATGAAGGTGAAAATTGGAGAGGAGGGAGTTTGCTATGATACTAAACGCAAGCACGACGATATTTCACG GGAGGGCGGTGCACCATTCTATTCGTATATGACCTCTGAAGAGTTTGCAGATAGTGAGAAAGAAATTGAGGAACTCTTGTC GCATCCGCCTGGCTGGGATGATCCTAACACTTACAAGAAACAGAGTGAAGAAATTTGTAAGGAATGTTTCCCAATAATCCAGAAAAACTTCCCTGAG ATGTCCGATTATGAACTGGTGGAGTCGATGGATGCGTCTATTTTTCTCACTTGGAGTTGTTTTGCTCATTTGAACTTTAAAGCTAAGCGGAAAGGTGCTGCAGATTCCACTATATCAACTTATTTTGTTGAGTTTGACATCACAAATCGGGAAATCTTGCGCTTCTGTGAAATACTAATCGACTCTTCTTCAG GTAATAGTCGCAAGTGTTCCCATTGTCCCGAACTTGAAGGTGAAGATGCTATTGCAGGTTATGTCTACCATCCCAAGGACACTAGTTCCTTTCATGGCGGTTATTAG
- the LOC141620949 gene encoding ABC transporter B family member 20-like, which translates to MTTIFRTQEVYTKEDLCEQCVGEIGPEEVLVLSNFSLKVGGGQTVAVVGVSGSGKSTIISLIQRFYDPVAGQVFLDGRDLKQFNLRWLRSHLGLVQQEPVIFSTTIRENIIYARHNASEAEMKEAARIANAHHFISSLPHGYDTHVGMRGVDLTPGQKQRIAIARVVLKNAPILLLDEASSAIESESSRVVQEALDTLIMGNKTTILIAHRAAMMRHVDNIVVLNGGRIVEEGTHDTLAAKNGLYVRLMQPHFAKGL; encoded by the exons ATGACGACTATATTTCGCACGC AGGAAGTATACACAAAGGAAGATTTATGTGAGCAATGTGTTGGCGAAATTGGACCCGAAGAAGTTTTGGTGCTGAGCAATTTCAGTTTGAAAGTCGGCGGTGGTCAAACTGTCGCTGTCGTGGGAGTTTCGGGGTCGGGAAAGAGCACTATAATATCTCTTATACAAAGGTTTTATGACCCAGTTGCCGGTCAAGTTTTCCTGGATGGAAGAGATCTAAAGCAATTCAACTTGAGATGGCTTAGAAGCCATCTCGGGTTAGTTCAGCAGGAACCAGTGATCTTCTCAACTACAATAAGAGAAAATATCATATATGCAAGGCACAATGCTAGTGAAGCTGAAATGAAAGAGGCGGCTAGGATTGCAAATGCTCATCACTTCATCAGCAGCTTACCTCATGGCTATGACACTCATGTTGGTATGAGGGGTGTAGATTTGACACCTGGACAAAAACAGCGAATTGCTATAGCTAGAGTGGTATTAAAAAATGCACCCATTTTGTTGTTAGATGAGGCAAGCTCAGCCATAGAATCAGAATCTAGTAGAGTGGTTCAGGAAGCTCTGGATACATTAATAAtgggaaataaaacaacaattctCATAGCCCACAGAGCCGCGATGATGAGACACGTAGACAATATTGTCGTACTTAATGGGGGTAGGATAGTCGAGGAAGGAACCCATGACACTTTGGCCGCCAAAAACGGATTGTATGTTAGGTTGATGCAGCCTCATTTTGCAAAGGGTTTATAG
- the LOC141618958 gene encoding uncharacterized protein LOC141618958, translating to MMRIGSIVSRNLRRQQIGGVLTKLPTTKYDDALLNFLHLRAHPFPSFFCSSNFISQVEQTTVNKYPLDQLDKLSLSDDECSSSEDECSSSDDECSSSDEEDKWFTKDWSLDEKIFQSWYFSEVKRNIVAPFIQVFSVSLHTDIDDDKPCEVYGSIYATNSRGVVSNLYTKFVANPETVPNKGILSLKGGYDIVLSYGPSTNTTIDFNVSDKSRNTVVIKEKHNLHSFNEDFEDTSNKLIKDIVYGERCFALVCYAKFLYGCRVVVYVAIYTKRDTTSTCVDVHGSIVVGYDNARRFCNNDDEVRDMKYLLFNKPFDQPERVIVGRTMKLSRSVVVLPAGSALVIDADVSDSRGRLVSGSVEFHVGGQSKKSIDDEFGTIKVIVVLDRPHSEFIPDFDSREDVGEAELDALTDNSRVGVSNKIDDQKNIQARSHPEQNLTLTHFEGTRSSDNTVEASKIFYGLTLAELFSVYVCGTNHEVSSVCGKISVEDSNLDRVKNIFGRDLDNPDILSEEKGSILIEGQYPMRCHDPFRMNLYLIDPTNNKELCWGEFDYNHITSRGNLPLDKRLCTYIKGAHGYALLHYVIFDSACQATVEIRFLPDYSSSFPIFICGSVFATYSNQSYSTMYAKKYYRSRLFYKPKTDRIQLVDDLRIPLLKSVVVVPEGAALVVELDLDILSCSNVKDIVFGKKEMKIGLSRTIRAEILGNYSGVQISAKFERC from the exons GTTGAACAAACGACCGTAAATAAGTATCCTCTTGATCAACTTGATAAGCTATCACTTTCCGATGACGAATGTTCTTCCTCGGAGGACGAATGTTCTTCCTCAGACGACGAATGTTCTTCTTCAGATGAAGAAGACAAGTGGTTTACAAAGGACTGGTCTTTAGATGAGAAAATATTTCAGTCTTGGTATTTTAGCGAGGTTAAGCGAAATATAGTTGCTCCTTTTATTCAAGTATTCTCGGTCTCACTACATACCGACATTGATGATGATAAACCATGTGAAGTTTATGGTTCTATTTATGCTACTAACTCCCGAGGTGTTGTTTCCAATCTCTATACTAAATTCGTTGCCAATCCCGAGACCGTTCCTAACAAGGGTATCTTATCCCTAAAAGGGGGATATGATATCGTTCTCTCATATGGTCCGTCCACAAACACCACCATTGATTTCAATGTCAGTGATAAGTCTCGCAACACCGTGGTGATTAAAGAGAAACATAATTTGCATTCCTTTAATGAAGATTTTGAGGATACCTCTAACAAGCTTATAAAAGATATTGTTTACGGTGAGCGTTGTTTTGCACTCGTTTGCTATGCAAAATTCTTGTATGGATGTCGTGTTGTTGTATATgttgcaatctatactaagcgtGACACAACTAGCACTTGTGTTGATGTCCACGGAAGCATTGTCGTGGGATACGACAATGCTAGGCGATTTTGCAACAATGATGACGAAGTGAGGGATATGAAGTATTTGCTTTTCAACAAGCCGTTTGACCAACCTGAACGGGTTATAGTTGGGAGGACTATGAAGCTATCTAGATCTGTAGTGGTTCTTCCTGCAGGTTCCGCTCTCGTCATTGATGCAGACGTCTCAGATTCCCGTGGCCGATTAGTTAGTGGCTCTGTTGAGTTCCATGTGGGTGGTCAAAGCAAAAAGTCAATTGATGATGAATTTGGTACTATTAAAGTGATTGTGGTCTTGGACCGTCCTCATtcggagtttataccagattttgaTAGTAGAGAAGATGTCGGAGAGGCCGAATTGGATGCACTGACAGATAATTCACGGGTCGGCGTTAGCAACAAAATTGATGATCAGAAAAATATCCAG GCTCGTTCTCATCCAGAACAGAATTTGACGTTGACTCATTTTGA GGGCACACGTTCAAGCGACAACACAGTCGAGGCTAGCAAGATATTTTACGGGCTTACATTGGCGGAGTTGTTCTCTGTATATGTTTGTGGAACTAATCACGAGGTTTCTAGTGTTTGCGGAAAGATATCTGTTGAAGATTCTAATCTCGACCGAGTTAAGAATATCTTTGGACGGGACCTCGACAATCCAGATATTTTATCGGAGGAGAAGGGTTCTATTTTAATAGAAGGTCAGTATCCGATGCGCTGTCATGATCCATTTCGTATGAATCTCTATCTCATAGACCCGACAAACAACAAGGAATTATGCTGGGGTGAATTCGACTACAATCATATAACATCTCGAGGCAATCTTCCATTAGATAAAAGACTATGTACATATATCAAGGGAGCTCATGGCTATGCTTTGTTACATTACGTCATCTTCGACAGTGCATGCCAAGCTACCGTTGAAATCCGGTTCTTACCCGACTATTCTTCATCCTTTCCCATTTTTATTTGTGGGTCAGTCTTTGCTACTTATAGCAATCAGAGCTATTCCACAATGTATGCGAAGAAATATTACAGAAGTCGGCTTTTTTATAAACCAAAGACTGATCGTATACAATTAGTCGATGATTTGAGAATTCCGTTATTGAAGTCAGTGGTCGTGGTTCCTGAAGGTGCCGCTCTTGTTGTCGAGCTTGACTTGGATATATTGTCCTGTAGCAACGTAAAAGATATTGTGTTTGGCAAGAAAGAGATGAAGATCGGTTTGTCGAGAACAATACGTGCTGAAATACTGGGAAATTATTCCGGCGTTCAAATTTCGGCCAAGTTCGAGcgttgttga